GTGAAACGGCTGAGCGTCGGGCGCAGCGAACTGGCCGGGCGGTTCCAGTTCGACCGCCGGCGTGCGGTGCCGCTGCTGGAGGGCGAGTTGGGTGGTCGCCTGCTGGCCCTGGCCGACCTGGCACCGGCCATCGGTGCACCGACCGAGCCGGCACAGCGTCGTCGCGCACCGGGCGAGCCGGTGCTGCCGCAGCGCGAGTTCGACGTCCCCTCGTTGCGGGCGATGGACGCGAAAGTGCGCATCGACGTGCGCGAGGTGCAACTGGGGGCGCTGTTTGCCGAGCCGCTCTCGCCGCTCAAGGGCGTGCTCACCCTGCAGGGCGGGGTGCTGCGCATCGATGACCTGCTCGCGCAGGCCGCAGGTGGCAGGGTCAGCGGCGATGTGCGACTCGACGGCCGGCAGAGCACGTTGCGGTGGCACGCCGATCTCGACTGGTCGGGCATCGACCTGGCGCGCTGGCTCAACCAGCCCGAGCCGCCGTCCCCCGTGGCACGCAAGGGCGATGGCAAGGCGCCTGTGCGCAAGGCGTCGGCCAACCAGGGCGAGGGGTTGCTGGCCGCGCCGGCCTTGCGTGGCCGCCTGGGGGGCCGGGCGACGGTGGACGGGACGGGGCGCTCCACGGCCGCGCTGCTGGGGTCGCTGCAGGGTCAGGGTGCCATGTGGATCAGCGAGGGGCGCATCTCGCGGTTGCTGGTCGAGGCCATGAGCCTGCACGTGGCCGAGGCGCTGGGCCTGGTGGTGCGCGGTGACGAGGTCCTGCCCATGCATTGCGCGGCCATGCAGTTCAAGGCGCGCGAAGGCATCGTGCGCCCCGATGTCGCCGTCGTCGACACGCCTGCCGCGACCATCCTCGCCAGTGGGGCGGTGTCGCTGGCGACGGAACGGCTGGCGCTGCGCATCGACAGCCGTCCGCGGCAGATGAGCCTGCTGTCGCTGCGCACGCCGGTGGACATCGGGGGCACCTTTGCCGATCCGGATGTGGGTTTGCACCCCGACCCGTTGGGCTGGAAGGTGCTGGCCGCCGCGGCGCTCAGCGCGGTGGCGCCGTTGGCCGCATTGATTCCTCTGGTGGACCCGGCCCAGCCCACCGACGGCGGTTGCCGTGAGGCACTGCAGCACCTGGGTGTGCGGGCACCGAAGCGGTGACGCACGGGAACAGGGCTTGCCGAACTTCGTTTGCCGTGTCGTGACAGGACCCGGCCTCGGACACAGCAACCATCGCATCGAAAGGACGCATGATGAACCAGCGCCAGAACACCCCCGGCCAGGGGCAATACCAGGGTCCGGAACACCAGCAGACGCAGCAAGGGCAATACGGACAGGGGCAATACGGCCAAGGACAGAGCCCGTACGGACAAGGGCAGTTTGGACAAGGACAGTTCGGGCAGCAGAACCCTGCATCGGGCTTTGGCGGCGGCCAGCACAGCGCCCGCGACACGCACATGGGGCAGCAGGGCGGTGCCTATGGCGG
This is a stretch of genomic DNA from Aquabacterium olei. It encodes these proteins:
- a CDS encoding AsmA family protein, whose translation is MLLLLVAAVGALEWLGWPMARAPLAKALSTQLGRPVTLDAPFALRLIGRIRLEVGHVVVPQPAWFKPPSGQTGKPMLDARDLVLSVPYSTVWAAWRGHPMPQWRVSELSASRLEAVLMRDGEGRANWRMSADGRAPQQTTAQSEGVPRVDRLVVREGQLQLDDAVLDLNLKVNATTQEGGRAGAGAAGLAVDGQGRYRKQPFEISLQASGVLPLLSEGRASVAVPVRIRADTGGAALAFEGVSHDVLSLRQLDGRLTLKGRSLAAVGDAVGVTLPTTARFNLDGQLRKDGELWALDVKRLSVGRSELAGRFQFDRRRAVPLLEGELGGRLLALADLAPAIGAPTEPAQRRRAPGEPVLPQREFDVPSLRAMDAKVRIDVREVQLGALFAEPLSPLKGVLTLQGGVLRIDDLLAQAAGGRVSGDVRLDGRQSTLRWHADLDWSGIDLARWLNQPEPPSPVARKGDGKAPVRKASANQGEGLLAAPALRGRLGGRATVDGTGRSTAALLGSLQGQGAMWISEGRISRLLVEAMSLHVAEALGLVVRGDEVLPMHCAAMQFKAREGIVRPDVAVVDTPAATILASGAVSLATERLALRIDSRPRQMSLLSLRTPVDIGGTFADPDVGLHPDPLGWKVLAAAALSAVAPLAALIPLVDPAQPTDGGCREALQHLGVRAPKR